Within Thunnus thynnus chromosome 15, fThuThy2.1, whole genome shotgun sequence, the genomic segment GGCCCTTTGGCTGAAGTCGACCTCAGGAGCTGTCTCTGAGGTTGGAGTTTCGATCTGTTTCCGCTCTCCATTTTAAATATCGTCTTTGTTTGTACATTAACATATGCTTTTTATGTTCATATACTGTTTAACTTTACCATGAACTGTCCTGgcaaagtaataaaatatatttattttaaaatactggTGTGTGCATTTTTGATATAATGTGTAAACGCAGGTAACCACCTTATTAAAGAGTTATCTGAATGTAAATAACAGAGTGACTGCATAGTGCTCATGGTGGTTTGTAATGCCAACTTATCTGTAGTTACAGAAGTTGCATTGAAATAAGGCACTTTTAAGTTTAAGTCAAACCCATATTGTTCCACTGGTTAAGTCTGAGGTGACGCTATACTCGAAAACTATCCTGACAAGATCAGGCTAGTCACAAGGGCTACGTTTTTTTAACAACTTAGGTCAGAATAAGTTGAACAGAGAATTCGCCTGAGTTGTCTGAGTCTGGCTCAAAGGATAATGTTGGCtatattctgtatttctcttactgtcaacaaatcccatgaaaagatcaAACCAACAACAAATGGCAGTGCAACCACAGCCtgatacatcttattcctctggGCCACTGAGCTCCAATGTTGtccaaaaagtattaaaaacacatcagtgagccattCTGCTCACTGGATGACACACTCCTTACATTTCCTcctttttaagtattttttaaagaattacACTATACATTTTTCATCCATTAATAAGGATTTGCTAGAACAAATAGCTGTGACATCAAACAGGAGTGGGAGGCTAGAAAATATTGAGACATActtggttttgatcttttcatgggatttgttgacagtaagacaAATTCCTTTAACTGGCAGTCTGGATTTTTGAAACACCACTCTGGTCAGTAATTATTAAGATATCTTGCTCTGAATTTAAGTGTTGGATGGACACACCAACTGACAACTAGCAGGGCAATAACACATATTACTGTTCTTGGTAGTGTTTGGCCTGATGATAATCATCATCTGGAAGCAATCATTTAATTTCTAAAGCTGCTGAATGCATTTCCTGCTTCATAAAGCTATCGCTGAGCTGATTTTTGGAATAGATTTGCTAGCCAGCAGTCTCCTGCCCTGCTACCTTTCTTGGGGTCACCATGACCAATAGTTGATCAGGGGAAGGATTGTGGATCATATGTCATGTGCTGGTAGATTTaagatacagacacagacaaaacagGGCACTTGCATGTAAAACACTGCTCCACAGCACCTCAAGTGGTGAAAAACTACACAGGGTTCCTTTAACTACGTAATCTCACTGTGTGTAAGGGAATTTATTAGAATTCTAGTGAGTTCTGCTCTGTGTAATATTGCTCAGTTATGAAAGAATCCAAAGCCATCAAACCACAGACATTTCATTGTTTACTTTTTTCAACTTCATGTTCAAAAAGTTACATAGTAttttaacaattaaaatgtgctaaAGCACAGCGTTCTAAACTTCTAAAAGCCGCTTCGGACAAATACAGAACATTTCAATGAGCATAAAAAAAGGAAACCTGTATATGTataataaaaagtgtaaaacaactACACATTAAAAATTATTCAACATCaccattaatgaaaataaaatgaaacaggaaatgtacAAAAGTCTGTGGgaacacagaaggaggagtaaaCTTCCATACAAGCAGAGTGTGTTTGAACGTGATCGAAAGTTGCTTTAATCAAACATGTCGTCATCGTCGTCTTCTTCCTCGTTGTCTGACTCGTCAAAGTATTTGACATCTCTCTTGGCCCGGCCCGGCCGGTCACGGGACGGAGCGTTCATCGCACTCAGGCTGTTGCTGTCGTCATCCTCGTCATCGGATGGAGGTTTTTGAGGCTTCTGCAcagtaaacaataaaacactttatTGTAATTACCACTCAAATTATGACTGCATTCAAACAGCACTAGAAGATGTGGTCCATAGTAGGCAGGGTTGAGGATTGAACCTACATTTTGAAAAGACCAAAGTACCAAAAATTGTCGATTATCAAAAGCTAGCTTGGAATATCTGGTCAGATTTCTAGTCTAGTTTGATTTTGATCCAATGGTTgatttaaaaaaggtttttctAATTTTACTTTAGAAGAAGACTCACTCTGCCAACAggttttgctgttttcttcaTTGGACTGTACTCATCCTCAGAGCCAGagcccttcctcttcctccctctgcctTTACCTGCAagttcacaaaaacaaaaagtgaacaaaaaCTCCCCATTAACAATGTGatttttataaaaaagaaacagatcCTGTGCTTTACCTTTGAGAGCTGGTGCTGGCTTCTTGGACCCAGTGTCAGAGTCGGAGTCCCAGATGGATTTATCTGGTTTCTTTGCTTTTGGTGCTGGTGGCTTCTTAGGTTTAGGAGCTGCATCAGAGGGCTTCTTAGCTGCTACAGATCgaatataaaaacatgaccGTTAAAACCTGCTTAAACATGACTTCACGAAGACACAAGTCATCCCTTTCAACCTCCTCCCCTCgacactgtgacatcagagtttttttaaaaaaaacgccCTGACTCAGGGTTGGAAACGGGAAGCAagcagtggtctcctgcagcaaactTTCTGCCATCTAACTATccagccatccacccaacccacctcctcctaataCGGCAGAAATCAGcttatcaagtcaccttatactgacatcatctgaactgcatcacttcctcaggtcataattactacagctgctagatggtgTAAACGTAACTACAGGTCATTTTTgccagcctgaattttagacctatactatTGTTTTTCTCATGAGGACGGGCTGCTCTTATTGTATGATGCCGGCTGCATTAGAGCTCCTCCTGGTGGATGTTGTGAGACTTTACCTTTCTTTGCTGGCGATAGTTTGTCAAATGCAGAGCTGCTGGAGTAGGTGGAGAACACTGGGCCGTTGTCATCGTCGCTGTCAGATTTGGACCCATCTACAAGAcaaacatgctaatgtttaccTGCTGCATCCAGCCAGTGTTGACAGTGTGCAGAATGTCAGCATGCATCAGTTTAAATTTATACAGTGTGTCACTGATGTTTCTAAGGTTAGTAGAGACACACTGAGAGCAGCTCACTGACAGCTATAAGTGAAGGAAATGATCAGTTTAATGAATGCAGCACAAGACTAAACTTGATTGTTTGAGAATGCATTAATGAGAAGGACTCGTTTAGCTCAACATCAGACACCAAATAACACTGAGCTTCACTCACCACTGTCGTTGCTCTTTTCAGAGAAGGCTGACTTGGACGAGAAGATGCTGgttgtctctttcttttttgctaCTGGTGCGGACCTTGAAGGAAGAATAAACAATGTATTCAAActttattacatgtttttttttcattttactagatatcagacagtagagagatgacaggaaggAGGGGAGATGAGTGTCTGACGTGTGGTTTTAGTCTTACGTGGTCTTTTGTTTGGGGGAAGAGTAGGAGACTTCATTGTCGTCCTCGTCCTCGTCGTCGTTATGGTCGCTGTAGCGCTGCTTGGTGTCAGAGGCGGTGAAGTCATCTTTGAACGACCTCACCGGAGAAGAAGCCACATCATCGTCTCCGTTCTCCTCTTcgtctgcctcctcctcctccgagAAGTCAAACGTATATTTTGGCTTCGACGCTGAAAGACAAGAGCAGAGTCTGTGTCAAATCACTTTATTATTGCTGTGGGTTCTGATGCCTTGTACAGTAATCACTTGTGTTGCAGAGCGGTTGCATCAGACTGCACGATTCAGGCCGACAGAGGCTCGTCAGCCTGAGGAAACATAGACTGAGTTTGCACGTTATTTTTTGAAGTCAGGGAGCTCAAAGCTGCCAGTCACTGTGTAACCAACAGCTGACTGTGGCTCGTATCAAATGATCTGGACATATGAATGAGAAACAACAAAGATAatttatgtaatgtaaaaaaatgtgtggGCACTACAGATGTATCATATCATATGATAATACCAGTATAAATCTAACTGTGGCAACATTTTTCATATCACAATCTTTAAAGTATTGTAAGGTGTTGATGTATTTACATTATGTCTATGTCTCTGCAGTTGTGGTAAATAAAGGCTCCAGCCACTATTAAAGAAAATACGATGTGTGTGTAAGATTGCTGTTGGCTTTTCTGTGGAGGAGTTGGCAACTTCAGTTGTGTGGCAGTGGtttgaaaaaaaagcatttcaccACATACTGCATCGTCTAGTGATTACATCGACTGCGAGACGATTGGCATCGGAATCTGATTAAGCAAGTTGCAACACcgtgaacaaataaaacatcaaagtcGTTCGCAGTTGTAAAGAGTCTAAGCTAACAGTGCAGTCAGTAACAGTCAGTGTGTGAGGAAAAAAGTCACCACGTAAGCAGACAGCTGCCAGTTCAACAGCAGGCTGAAGTTAGTTTGATAATCACCAGCTGGACACATTTTACccaacacacatatatagaatATTCATAGCAAATGTAATGACATTTGGTGAACGTGAACTATACCTGATGCCCTCTGGGACTTGGTCTCTCTGGGGATGATGGGCTCGCTGTTCTCCAGGTCACTGTCTGACTTGGACTCATCATCAGACCAGGGATTTCTCTTCTTCACCTTCTTAGCGGGGGTACCTTTGGGTCCTGGAGGTTTTCTCACTCTGGGAGTTGCTGCAACAGAATAAACAAGATTACCAGGCTGTTAGTTTATTGTCAGTACTCTCGCTGAGGAGCTCCTTGGTTCTTCAATAATGGATTACCATTTTCTTGCAGTCTGACACAGTAGACAGACAAGAAACACTGTATCATGTCTAGAAAGCTGAAGTTTGAAACATGACTGTGCTGATATATTATTCATCTACTGATACAATTGCAGCTCCATCACTTCTCACAGCTGCACAAACAATCCTAAAAATGTTCCACCTGCAAAAGTTTGCGACTGAAAAACATTGAACTTTCCCGTTTAATTCAATACATTTCAATTTGGATGGACACAGACAAAAAGAATTTATGATGTTAGATGAAGAAGCTGAAGCTGAACAAAGAACTGACCTggttctttcttctccttcttcacaCGTGGAGCCTTTGGTTTGGCCACAGAGTTTTCTCCTGTTCCTCCTTCTCCACCCAAACCTTCTTCATCGAACTCCAACTTCACCGCTGGGTCGGAGTCACTCTGAGGAGCAAAAAGACAACCTGTAACAACCCTGACGATTCCTGACATCGCTCTTTTCATGTTGGTATTACATGAGAGGTTGTtaccttcttctttttggtcAGTTTCTTGGCAGCGTcagatttgattggctgagtCGGAGGATCCACCCTACGGCCGAACGGCGAGGGCATGGTCTCCTCAAGGTTCATCTTCTTCACTTTAGGTTTGCCCACTTTACCCTTCACCAGTTTGATGGCCTTTCCTAAACTCTGCTCTTCTCGCTCATGGGCCTCCAGGTTCTGACAGACAAAACACGTATTCATCAGTTCCATACAGATGTACAtactcaccactctgctgctctcactttctctttttaaacacaaatactAATATTCTCATTCACTAATTCCAATTGTTtccactttgcttttttttcgaTCACTGATAATATAGCTACAGTCaataaaactgtacatttttcaaattaaaagcctacCAGGAATGCATTATGCCCTTTGAGCCATTAGGAGGCTGGCTTTCAGTGTAAAACATCTTAGCAGGAAGGTCTGAGTTCAATTGACAGAAActttaacagcaaaatgtaagCAACCAGAAATAATTAGTGAACAAAAACTGCCTTTCCGCTAAAAATGAGAAAGTGACAGTAAAACTTAAAATGTGAGCAGAATGGAAAAAGGGAGGCTTCTAGCTGTGATACAataaattatacagtatgtgtccaatgggaaaaaaacatgtaaaaggcCCCTCAATAAGCTGTCTCAAATAAAAACCTGGTTTCATCTGCAGTTGAGCTAAATAAAGGCTCCCAGCACTATTTGAGAATTTGTATCTACAAGTGGGGAGagtcacatttattttacttactgATATATTGGGCAAAATATGTTGAGTGACTGCTTTGACAGACTAGAACCCTGATAAGAACTAAAATTGggtgattttatttctttgatatGAAAAAGGTTCAATTTGTATTTGACATTAGTCTCAAATGAGACGCTAACCgaattaaaacacatcaaacccTTAAGTAAGCTATCAACCCTCTTCCATAGTTGAGCCAGTGTTGTTGTGAACTGAGAAGACAATGAAAGACTAAATGATGACGTGTGTTCTGTTCACTTACATCCAGCTCCTCGATGAACACTGCCAAGTCCTCCTTCCACAGATCCTCTGAGGATTTCTTCTGTAGATCATtcagctctcctctctgcacATCAGCACACAATTACATCGTTAATGAACACACGTCTACTTTCCATACACTATGAACTCTGCTCCTGGACCTGAGAAAGCACTCAACACTGTTGCAGCTGGATTCTGATTTCCATTTGGGTAACTTGTGATAATTTGatcaaaaccccaaaaacaccacaaagtcCTGACAGGCAGATGAAATGAACATGTGACTGATGTGCTGTGATTAATACCTTATGGTCCCTCTGTTTGAGCAGCTCCTCCACCTTCTCTTTCGTCAGGCACCACAGAGGCATGCTGAGGATGTAGTTGAAGTTTGGTCCAGATGAGGAGCCCGAGTCCACTGAGCTGTCGCTGTCGTTTCCGTCATGGTAATCTTCTTCTTGAGCCTgtcggagaaaaaaaaaaacatcccgtCATACAACAGAAAACCTAGCTCATGGTACCTCATACAGCTTCAGCCAGGATTCATGTGATTTTACAGAAACGCTGCCAGGATTAATCCACTGTGTACTGTGTTTGTTAATAGTTATTGCAAAGATTACGATAATAGCCAACAGCTCTTTTCCACTCAGGAACTTAACAACCCAGAACCTGGAACTTCCTATAACCTGAACTTTTAAGGATCTTGCAAGGTTCTGGCATTACCTTCTTCCATGTGTTTCCactggtttttttttataaagctaGATGTTGTGGATAAGTCATTAAAAAGCCTACAGCTGGAGCGACCATGCTTACTTGCTTCACTTTACTTACTTCACTTGCCCACCAAGTGGACATCTGGAGAATCGTGCAGATTAGGCAAATTAGACCcataatgatgaatgaatgaaaaaacaatgGCAGTGTTTGAACTTTTGCACATGAGCAAAAaggttgttctttgtatttattgttgtgaTGTTTCAATTGATGTTATAAAGAATCAAAAGGAGATATGCAATATGCAGAGGAGGGAAAGGAGACTAAAACagagttgttttattgttatcaGAAAGTTCTGCCCCTGAagaaaggactttttttttttttttttttttaaccacctGGAACTACTGAACAGGGACTAAATTTAGTCCACGGTTTCTCTGATCAAAATAAAGATTTAGAAGTCTTGGACCTCTGGGAAAGTTCCTGTAGTGGAAACGCTGTAATTGTTGTTCTTTATCAAAATAATGGTTGTCATGGTCGATACAGATTCTGTAGTTAATTTGTGGTTACTGTTGTTATGTTTGTTGCAGTCGTCTCAACTAAAACTAGAGCTATTTACGTGTTTATTGCAATATGTATTGTCCAACCAGTTAATGTATTATTGTTGATGGAGTATGGATAAGTGTACCTTCTCCTGAGCCTTGGACCAGGCAGCTACAGGGTCAGACTCGTAGCCTTTCTGGACCAGCATGCGGATCAGTTCACGTTTGGATTTGTTCTCTGTTaagacacaaagagaacaaGTCAACCACTCGCTGTTACACAAGCGGTTGATACTTGAGGTGatttttcaagtattttcagCGTTCTTACCGATCGTTATTTTTCCTTCGATCTTCTCCAGTACAAAGCGAGCCTGGTTGGAAAGTTTGGATGCCTCAGCTCCTAGACTGCCCAGTAACCAGTCCTTCCTCAGTTTGTAGTAGTGCAGGCGGAGCTCGAAGAACTCCTTAAGGATGTCCTGGACTGAATCGTATCTCTTCAGACATCCCATCTGGTCGAACAGCACCTGAGGATGAAAAGGGTTAAAAATCAACCAACTAGACACCATCTATATGTCAGGACACAAAACACTTCCCATTATTTATGTCTCACTTGAGGTTAAAATCAGAGTTTACCATGGAGTTGCAGGTGAGGCTGGACTGCAGCTTGAAGACTTTGTGGAGACCAGCTGCTTCAGCCTGGGCTAGTTTCTCCTCAGACATGCGAACCACAAACTTGACTGTGCTATCTGTGTGGTATTCCTTATAATCGTTGATGAGCGCTGGTGTTTTGTCGCTGCCCTGTAGCATGGGCTCCAGCACAGACTCCTTATAGGCCTGTAAACAAGAGATAAGAACCACAGTTACACCTAACACCAGTTCCCAAAATAACAGTTCTTTCTCTGGAGGCCAGTTAAGTTTAACCAGAGAGGTAAGACAAGGGGAGCTGAAGTGTACCTGTGTCCATGTCCGAACAGGCAGCTCTGTGATCTCGATGGTGTTTTTGTCGATGACCGACACCTCTCCGCTGACCAGGTACTGGTTCTGACCCAGTTCATGGATCAGCCCTTTGAAGTTTTTGTATCTGGGAAGCTGTTTGGGGACAAAAGTTACACAAGGAGAAAAACTGAGTGAAAGAATTAACAAAGTCAAACTTTGACGTTAAGATTTAGTCTTCTGGTTTCATCCGCTTTATCTAATTCCTTTTTCCACCTTCCCTTTTGGCTTTAATTGATCTATTTATCTATTCATGTTACATTGAAACATTCCatcttttatgtcttttgaCCGTGAAAGTTCTTTTGTCAGGTTTTGTCAAGTTTCTATTGTGTTATACTGAAGGTAAATATATTATCATCTTGACCAACCCTACCTatggccaatcagaaaagaggGAAGTGTCAACTAAAGTACTTGCAGTGTTAACAACAACCTGACACAGACTAATGTTTCTTCTTCATGCTCTAAGTCCTCTGACTGTTTACCATTGGCAGGGGGTCCTGGTGTTTGAGCATCCGGTTGATGTTGTTGACGATCTCTCGGGGGTCGTAGTTGGGGATTTTACACGCCCAGCCTGTCCCGATGCCCTCTGCACCGTTCACCAGCACCATTGGAATAATGGGAATGTACCATTCGGGCTCCACCTTCTGGTTGTCGTCATACAGGAATTTGAGCAGGTTGGAGTCCATGGCTGGGAACAGCAGCTTGGCGAGAGGACTGTGGGAAAAGAAACCACCATTATGGGACTCGCCATTTCCAGCACTCAGAAATTCAAATTCATCTTCACTTTAGAGTTTTCTGATGCAAGTTCTGTAAAAATCTGTAAGGATATTCAGATTTAAAGATTATAAACACTGGTATCATCAACTGGAATAAACAAAAGGAATCCAACAGTCATTATTTACCTGAGCATGGTGAAGATATAACGAGGACTGGCAGCATCTTTGCCTCCATTGATACGAGTACCAAACTGACCCAGTGGCTGCAGGATGTTCACGTTGTTGCTGCCCACAAAGTTCTGAGCCAAGTTCACGATGGTCATCATCAGAGCTTGCTGCATGGACACATGGGAAGTGGGTGATCAGTAACAATGAATAGAAAACACTGGAGGGAACGTTAGAGAGAAATCTCA encodes:
- the top2b gene encoding DNA topoisomerase 2-beta; the protein is MSNGAAGSGGLAWMEAANGRGDTGKMEGSKKDKAGSKLSVERVYQKKTQLEHILLRPDTYIGTVEPITQQMWVFDEEVGMNQREITYVPGLYKIFDEILVNAADNKQRDKNMTAIKITIDPESNTISIWNNGKGIPVVEHKDEKMYVPALIFGHLLTSSNYDDDEKKVTGGRNGYGAKLCNIFSTKFTVETACKEYRHSFKQTWQNNMTKTADPKIKFFDGDDFTCVTFQPDLSKFKMEKLDKDIVALLTRRAYDVAGSCRGVKVTLNGKKLPVTGFRSYVDLYVKDKLDETGVALKVVNETVNERWEVCLTMSEKGFQQISFVNSIATTKGGRHIDYVVDQIVAKLIEVVKKKNKAGVSVKPFQVKNHIWVFVNALIENPSFDSQTKENMTLQTKSFGSKCLLSDKFVRAATNCGIVESILNWVKFKAQTQLNKKCSSVKHSKIKGIPKLDDANDAGGKHSSECTLILTEGDSAKSLAVSGLGVIGRDRYGVFPLRGKILNVREATHKQIMENAEINNIIKIVGLQYKKSYEDPESLRSLRYGKIMIMTDQDQDGSHIKGLLINFFHHNWPSLLKHTFLEEFITPIVKATKNKQELAFYSIPEFDEWKKQTENYKTWHIKYYKGLGTSTSKEAKEYFADMEKHRITFRYSGAEDDAAITLAFSKKKTDDRKEWLTNFMEDRRQRRMHGLPEQYLYGTQARHLSYNDFINKELILFSNSDNERSIPSLVDGLKPGQRKVLFTCLKRNDKREVKVAQLAGSVAEMSAYHHGEQALMMTIVNLAQNFVGSNNVNILQPLGQFGTRINGGKDAASPRYIFTMLSPLAKLLFPAMDSNLLKFLYDDNQKVEPEWYIPIIPMVLVNGAEGIGTGWACKIPNYDPREIVNNINRMLKHQDPLPMLPRYKNFKGLIHELGQNQYLVSGEVSVIDKNTIEITELPVRTWTQAYKESVLEPMLQGSDKTPALINDYKEYHTDSTVKFVVRMSEEKLAQAEAAGLHKVFKLQSSLTCNSMVLFDQMGCLKRYDSVQDILKEFFELRLHYYKLRKDWLLGSLGAEASKLSNQARFVLEKIEGKITIENKSKRELIRMLVQKGYESDPVAAWSKAQEKAQEEDYHDGNDSDSSVDSGSSSGPNFNYILSMPLWCLTKEKVEELLKQRDHKRGELNDLQKKSSEDLWKEDLAVFIEELDNLEAHEREEQSLGKAIKLVKGKVGKPKVKKMNLEETMPSPFGRRVDPPTQPIKSDAAKKLTKKKKSDSDPAVKLEFDEEGLGGEGGTGENSVAKPKAPRVKKEKKEPATPRVRKPPGPKGTPAKKVKKRNPWSDDESKSDSDLENSEPIIPRETKSQRASASKPKYTFDFSEEEEADEEENGDDDVASSPVRSFKDDFTASDTKQRYSDHNDDEDEDDNEVSYSSPKQKTTSAPVAKKKETTSIFSSKSAFSEKSNDSDGSKSDSDDDNGPVFSTYSSSSAFDKLSPAKKAAKKPSDAAPKPKKPPAPKAKKPDKSIWDSDSDTGSKKPAPALKGKGRGRKRKGSGSEDEYSPMKKTAKPVGRKPQKPPSDDEDDDSNSLSAMNAPSRDRPGRAKRDVKYFDESDNEEEDDDDDMFD